The following coding sequences are from one Rutidosis leptorrhynchoides isolate AG116_Rl617_1_P2 chromosome 11, CSIRO_AGI_Rlap_v1, whole genome shotgun sequence window:
- the LOC139876728 gene encoding external alternative NAD(P)H-ubiquinone oxidoreductase B2, mitochondrial-like — protein MNGFNFYEKFSKNFREHPYLTRTLIVCAVSGGGGGLVAYSEGNLLSGSKVDKLPEAGKPKKKVVVLGTGWAGISFLKNLKNPSYDVQVISPRNYFAFTPLLPSVTVGTVEARSVVEPVRNIVKKKENINFWEAECFKIDAENKKVYCRSVTNEKEEFVVDYDYLVVAMGARVNTFNTPGVEENCLYLKEVEDAKKIRRAVIDCFEKASLPNMSDEERKRILQFVVVGGGPTGVEFAAELHDFVSEDLVKLYPSVKDLVKISLLEATDHILNMFDKRITTFAEEKFHRDGIDLKTGSMVVKVTDKEISTKEIKTGNTSTIPYGLAVWSTGIATRPVVTDFMKQVGQANRRVLATDEWLRVEGTNSIYALGDCATINQRKVMEDISSIFKKADQDNSGTLTVKEAQAALKDICARYPQVELYLKTKNLKSFVDLLKQSKGDVKESSEFNIEEFKSALSQVDSQMKNLPATAQVAAQQGTYLADCFNRMDECEKKPEGPLRFRESGRHRFRPFRYKHLGQFAPLGGEQTAAQLPGDWISIGHSAQWLWYSVYASKQVSWRTRSLVVSDWMRRFIFGRDSSQI, from the exons ATGAACGGTTTTAACTTCTACGAGAAGTTTTCTAAGAATTTTCGTGAACATCCGTATCTTACAAGAACTCTAATCGTCTGTGCCGTCAG tggtggtggtggtggtcttgTGGCTTATTCGGAGGGAAACCTACTATCTGGTTCCAAGGTTGATAAATTACCTGAGGCGGGTAAACCAAAAAAGAAAGTTGTTGTACTTGGAACTGGTTGGGCTGGAATAAGTTTCTTGAAAAATTTGAAGAATCCCTCATATGATGTTCAGGTGATATCACCTAGGAATTACTTTGCGTTTACACCTTTACTACCAAGTGTAACAGTTGGCACAGTTGAAGCTCGCAGCGTTGTGGAACCAGTTCGCAACATTGTCAAAAAG AAGGAAAATAtaaatttctgggaagctgaatgTTTCAAGATCGATGCAGAAAACAAGAAAGTGTACTGCCGTTCAGTTACTAATGAAAAAGAGGAGTTTGTTGTAGACTATGATTACCTGGTTGTTGCAATGGGAGCCCGTGTTAACACATTTAACACTCCTGGTGTGGAAGAAAACTGCCTCTACCTAAAG GAAGTTGAAGATGCTAAAAAGATTCGCAGGGCGGTAATTGATTGCTTTGAGAAGGCAAGTTTGCCAAATATGAGTGATGAAGAGAGAAAAAGGATTCTTCAGTTTGTTGTTGTTGGCGGTGGTCCCACTGGTGTTGAATTTGCAGCAGAGCTTCACGATTTTGTGTCTGAAGATTTGGTGAAATTGTACCCATCCGTCAAAGATTTGGTCAAAATATCACTCCTCGAAGCTACCGACCATATACTGAACAT GTTTGACAAAAGAATTACAACTTTTGCTGAAGAGAAGTTTCACAGAGATGGTATAGATTTGAAAACAGGATCAATGGTGGTGAAGGTTACCGATAAAGAAATTTCTACTAAAGAAATTAAAACCGGGAACACCTCAACTATACCCTACGGTTTGGCTGTGTGGTCAACTGGTATCGCAACTCGTCCTGTTGTGACGGACTTCATGAAGCAAGTTGGGCAG GCAAATCGACGTGTATTAGCTACTGATGAATGGCTTCGAGTTGAAGGGACCAACAGCATATATGCACTTGGTGATTGTGCTACTATAAATCAGCGAAAAGTCATG gaggatatttcaTCCATATTCAAAAAGGCTGATCAGGACAACTCTGGAACACTAACAGTTAAAGAAGCTCAAGCTGCACTCAAAGACATATGTGCTAGGTATCCTCAAGTGGAACTTTATCTGAAGACCAAAAATCTGAAAAGTTTTGTTGATTTACTCAAGCAATCTAAGGGTGATGTGAAAGAATCTTCTGAATTCAATATTGAAGAATTTAAGTCAGCTTTATCTCAAGTAGATTCTCAAATGAAGAATCTCCCAGCCACAGCCCAG GTGGCAGCTCAGCAGGGTACCTACCTTGCTGATTGTTTTAACCGTATGGACGAATGTGAGAAAAAGCCAGAAGGGCCGTTACGTTTCAGAGAGTCTGGACGACATCGTTTTCGTCCTTTCAg GTACAAGCATCTGGGCCAATTCGCTCCATTGGGTGGAGAACAGACAGCAGCACAACTTCCTGGGGACTGGATTTCTATTGGGCACAGTGCTCAGTGGCTTTGGTATTCTGTTTATGCAAG TAAGCAAGTGAGTTGGCGTACAAGGTCGTTGGTGGTTTCAGACTGGATGAGGCGTTTCATTTTTGGCAGGGACTCGAGCCAAATATGA